One genomic segment of Ignavibacteriota bacterium includes these proteins:
- a CDS encoding GTP-binding protein yields the protein MPVRVNTKKKICLLGSYGVGKTSLVRRFVYNKYEEKYLSTIGVHISRKTVHLNESEINKFEKEIDLFIWDIANIEKFDSVTKSYINGAHGAVIVTDISRPNTIAQSLNYAKIFLELNSKAKIIFVGNKYDLLENIHLDEEKYISNFKFYKTHFSFVSAKTGENVEEIFNMLGEKLSEEL from the coding sequence TTGCCGGTTCGGGTTAATACAAAAAAGAAAATTTGTTTATTAGGTTCTTACGGAGTTGGAAAAACATCTCTTGTCCGCCGTTTTGTTTACAATAAATATGAAGAAAAATATCTTTCCACAATTGGCGTTCACATCAGCAGAAAAACTGTTCACTTAAACGAAAGTGAAATTAATAAATTTGAAAAGGAAATAGATCTTTTTATTTGGGATATTGCAAATATTGAAAAGTTTGATTCGGTTACAAAAAGTTATATTAACGGAGCTCACGGAGCTGTAATTGTAACAGATATTTCTCGACCCAATACAATAGCTCAATCACTAAATTATGCTAAAATCTTTTTAGAGCTGAATTCCAAAGCAAAAATTATTTTTGTTGGGAATAAATATGATTTATTAGAAAATATTCATTTAGATGAAGAAAAATATATCTCGAATTTTAAATTTTACAAAACGCATTTTTCATTTGTAAGCGCAAAAACCGGAGAAAATGTAGAAGAGATTTTTAATATGCTTGGTGAAAAATTATCAGAGGAATTATAA
- a CDS encoding OmpA family protein: protein MVFDEEKSLEILKQIFVSEQNKKLEDLEKEFSDFRFLIKDKEYQISTLYPILNDLIDRKIIASKSELVQSLYPVVGPAIKKQVTESKEDIIDALYPIIGSTITKSISEKIKEIYQALNQKIEASLQKGIFSKFVKSKISGVSTSDLILQDVFPFEIKEIFLIHENSGILISHISSLKFQKSVDADLISGMLTAIKNFVADSFKSDSGNQNLYEIQYGDSKIILERGRYSYLAAVILGQEPVSIHSKLNELNTEIHKKYHKNLREFDGDIKPFKEFDNSLSELIISVQNENLPKEIEKPKPLVLYAFGILLLFILMIIGIFTLPKYFREKSISDMLTEKFNTLNKTDVENLTWEVENRNLNIGGTIPSFSVKNKIDSLISSIPEIEKVNNNLGIILPIVAQKEISDKIKNILSKSNYAENRNLNFAIDKDEITLSGEVLTIEEKLKLGFEISQIAGIRILINNLEVLENLNLSESEAINNLNQTVINFGVNQTRLTKTHTKLLEPIIPFLRKYQNYKVEVIGILDKTGNKEINLKKSNERIENVINFLTSQGISKNIFITKNSESDKYVRSVEFKVNHSR, encoded by the coding sequence ATGGTTTTTGATGAAGAAAAATCTTTAGAAATTCTGAAACAAATTTTCGTTTCCGAACAAAATAAAAAGTTGGAAGATTTAGAAAAAGAATTTTCTGATTTTCGGTTTCTTATAAAAGATAAAGAATATCAAATTTCTACTTTGTACCCAATTCTTAATGATTTAATTGATAGAAAAATAATTGCTTCTAAAAGTGAATTAGTACAATCGCTTTATCCGGTTGTTGGTCCCGCAATTAAAAAGCAAGTTACCGAATCAAAAGAAGATATAATTGATGCTCTGTATCCAATTATTGGTTCAACAATTACAAAATCAATTTCCGAAAAAATTAAGGAAATTTATCAAGCACTAAATCAGAAAATTGAAGCGTCTTTACAAAAAGGAATTTTTTCTAAATTTGTAAAATCTAAAATTTCCGGCGTTTCAACTTCCGATTTAATTTTGCAAGACGTTTTTCCGTTTGAAATAAAAGAAATTTTTCTAATTCATGAAAATTCGGGAATTTTAATTTCGCACATTTCTTCTTTGAAATTTCAGAAAAGTGTAGATGCAGATTTAATCAGCGGAATGCTTACGGCAATTAAAAATTTTGTGGCTGATTCATTCAAATCCGATTCCGGAAATCAGAATCTTTATGAAATTCAGTACGGCGATTCAAAAATAATTTTGGAAAGAGGAAGATATTCATATTTAGCTGCGGTTATTTTGGGACAAGAACCAGTTTCTATTCATTCTAAACTAAATGAATTAAATACGGAAATTCATAAAAAGTATCATAAAAATCTTAGAGAATTTGATGGAGATATTAAACCATTTAAGGAATTTGATAATTCACTAAGCGAATTAATAATTTCTGTGCAAAATGAAAATCTTCCCAAAGAAATTGAAAAGCCAAAGCCGCTTGTACTTTATGCATTTGGAATTTTATTGCTTTTTATTTTAATGATTATTGGAATTTTCACTTTACCAAAATATTTTAGAGAAAAATCAATTTCTGATATGTTGACTGAGAAATTCAATACTTTAAACAAAACTGATGTAGAAAATTTAACTTGGGAAGTTGAAAACAGAAATTTAAATATCGGCGGAACAATTCCATCTTTTTCCGTAAAAAATAAAATTGATAGTTTAATTTCTTCAATTCCGGAAATAGAAAAAGTAAATAATAATTTGGGAATAATTTTACCGATTGTTGCGCAAAAAGAAATTTCGGATAAAATTAAAAATATTCTTTCCAAATCAAATTATGCAGAAAATAGAAATTTAAATTTTGCTATTGATAAAGATGAAATAACTCTTTCCGGTGAAGTTTTAACAATTGAAGAAAAATTAAAATTAGGTTTTGAAATTTCACAAATTGCCGGAATAAGAATTTTAATAAATAATCTTGAAGTTTTAGAAAATTTAAATTTGAGCGAATCCGAAGCAATAAATAATTTAAATCAAACAGTAATTAATTTTGGTGTTAATCAAACTAGGCTTACAAAAACACACACAAAATTATTAGAACCGATAATTCCATTTTTGAGAAAATATCAAAACTATAAAGTTGAAGTAATTGGAATTTTAGATAAAACCGGAAACAAAGAAATAAATCTTAAAAAATCGAATGAAAGAATTGAAAATGTAATCAACTTTTTAACTTCGCAGGGAATTTCAAAAAATATTTTCATAACGAAAAATTCCGAATCTGATAAATATGTAAGAAGTGTTGAATTTAAAGTTAATCATTCGAGGTAA